The window TAAATTACACACAATAATATAGAGGTAAATGAATAGAAAAACAAacttattttcttttgttataaCCGCTAGAACCAATAAATCAAACAtaatatgacaaaacaaaaaagTTTGAAGGATTGATACCTTCTTATGAAGACTGCAGTTGGCTGCAATATACCAGAGTCCAGGGTATATACTGATGAACTAAGGTAATTGGGACAGGGGTACAGGGTAGACAAACAGAGGAGGTATCTATGATTTAGAACTCAGGAGTGGATTAGGCATTTAGGCTAGGAAGCAGGGTCGGATATTTGTGTAGTTTTGCAGTAAATAAATTTGCTCAGGAACACCTAAGCTGTTCTCCAATAATAAATAGAGTAGATAGTAGATTAGCCTTTGGAAttctattaaaaatttaattgtacTGTAttcaatatacaaaatattgaCATTCAATGATGCAGAAAAAATTTCTAATTCATTAAAGCATGCTTAGTTCATTTCATTTTGAAACGGAATAAATATCAATAAGTTCATACAAACTACACCTAACCTTAAAAAAACCACACACAGTTATTAAGCCAAGACAAATTCAAGGTGTGTTCCCTAGATTACTCGATGATACTTCAAAATTAATGCGTCCATTGGTAACAATAAACACAAAACAGGAGGTCTCCCGCTGTAAAATAAATCTGTTTAATTGAGTGTCTCAGTAAACCCTCAAAAAGGGTGTCCCAGCAGAAATCAAAGGCCTCTGTTTCAACGTCATCAGCATAAAAGGGAAAATAATTATTTCCGAACTGAGGAGATATGGTCTTTCTTACAAGACTTCCATCTCGGTCAAAGGCAAGAAGAAATGAAGATTGGTAACGGTTGCAGCTTTTACcatagaaagaaagaaaatcagAGCATCCGGGTAACAACTCAACTGAACATGATACCAACCATGGCACATCAGCAACTCGTTTATAGTTCTTATCTTTGCTATTGGGAAAATATATCACTTCAAACTCATCAGCAGTGCCCTTCATATGCATATACTTCTTTTCTAAAGTCTTTCGGAAATAGACACCATCATATTCAGGATAATCACCCTCGAACAAAAATATGATTCTCTTTCCCGCAAGCTGAGAGAATTGAACCTATAaatgtgattttataatcaCATGAATAAGACATCATGCTAAAACTGTAAGTATgataatataaacttaaaaaGCAAGCCTTATGGGGCTGGGGGGATGAACTTGTAAGTAAAGAGTGATAACATGAACTTGGAGTTTGgaagaaataaattattaaccTGGGACCCATCATTTTTTTGGAAGACAGTCTCTGAACtacagagcatctccaacttcAGTTCCCAAACTCTTCCCCCCTCTGGCTTTTTAGATTCCTCATACATGAATAGGTTTGCGTCATATCCCCTCAAGATGGTTGCCAAACCTGGCTCGATGATATCTGGACGAGGCCCAACAATTACAAGGGTAGGATCATATAGAGATTCATCCTCTTCCTCGTAGGGATAACCAAAAACCCGCCTCAACTTCTTAACAGCCGGGTCTTTATATGGGAGAGCCAGCCAAGGCATAGTATTAAAAGTTTTCCGGAATGTTTCTTCACTTGTGGAACTTATAGTTAGATATGTGTCATAAAGGTAAAGTAGGATAACCTCAAAATTTTCATTCCTCCTTTTCAATTCTGCATAATACATCTTCAGTTTGCTTGTAAAGTGATCAGGTGAATAACCATCCTCATAAAAAAATAGGGCAACCACCTTATCTTCAAGAGTGTAAATCGGAACCTATCCTATCATCACAAGCAGAAAATTATTCAATGAAATATTAAATGTTTATCTAAATTCATTATGCCAATGTGCAAATGAAACAAGTATAATATCATAGGTTCCAATAAGATATTAAAGATGAAGGAAAAACAACTACTTTTGGATACCTGAGCTATTGGGAACCTAGACGTCAAGTTCCTAAACATCTTTTTAACTTATTTCAGTTAAAATCTCAAGTTCTTTAGGTTAATAAATGTCAAGTTGGTTATAATTTGAAGAAGTGATTCTGTTATCCCACTCAGATTTTCATGATGCAGCTTATTATACCACTTGGACAAAATGAAAAAGGAAATGAACCTTCTAGTCATTTGACTATTTGGCATTTTAATCTACAAGTCTTATCTTTAAATAAAAGTACATTAGTCCGATCACCTACCTTGCTAAAGCTTAGTTTTAAAAAGCACTCGTTGTGTACTCAGGAGTAAAGTTCATATTATTCAGGACACAAAACCGTAAAGTTCAGATGAAGCGCGTCTTGAGGCATGAGGTGACCCAGATTGTGCGCTTGGTGTTGCTTAAAAAAGGCACGCCTCATTTACTAGGGAGACGATTACTTATGATTCAGGACACAAAACCGTAAAGTTCCGACAAAGCACATCTAAGGTGCAAGGTGACACAAATTGTGTGCTTAGTGTTGCTAGACTTTGAGTTAGTGCGCTTGGTGTTGCTAGAATTTGCGTTTCAAATAGACCAATAATCTTAGTGTATTTTTCAcaatttaaatttgtaattttccGTTACTTTGTTTGTATGTATACCATACACATAAGCATTACAATATTATCTATGTTTTCATTGATGGTTAACTGACCTTAACAGAAAACAAAGTACATGTAGATATGCATGAATCAAAATAAACTATCCATCTATTAATAAAAGGAAggataatataatcaaatatattaaaaaagattACTTTTCTTGACTTGTAAAAAAGCAAAACTCAGTTGGTGGAAGAATGATttagcatatatttatattttctttccaAAAAAGTAGATCAAAATACTATCTTAAAAGCCTCGTTTTCTCTAAGCTTCTGCTTTTGGAAAACTCGTCACCTTGAACTCGAATTGCATACATACTGTATTCATATAAACCATCTTACTATCTACAGCAATTAGTTATTGAGTTATGCAGAATGATTTTGAGGGGGATAGCAATATCATCATTCTTGGAATCagttattgttcttgttctgtCTAGAATAAGAGTTATTTATTTTCTCAGCCATGTTAATTGTAGAGGGCAGTTGTAGAAATTGGATAGATAAGATATGTAGAGTATTACACTATGTGGAATCTTTTAGCCATTCTCTCTATATCTCTCCTTCAATTCATTCCTCAAATGAACTCTAATATGTTATTTTccaataagtttaagattatgcTAAAAATTTAAATCTTGAAAGGTGTTAAAATTACCACTTTCTGAAATGCCTAAAGTATGTTCACTACTTACAGATTAGAAAATCTAAATCAAAACTATAATTAGGATTTTTGAAGTCTTCCACAAACTACTTGGTTAGCCCATTAATCCATTTGGCACTAAAGTTCATATAACAATGCAAATAAATTAAGGTTCTTTCATATGAGTATTGAGAAACCCGATTATAGCACAGTATttgccaaaaaaataaaaaaaatcaatagatTATGTTGCTTTTACAACTAAAATACACTGATGGATTCTGAAATCTTCTGAATTTCATGAATTTAACGAGGGAAAGCTCAGTCATTGGCATGTGAGTTTCTATTCTGCGGATAATATGTGAAATACTATCAATGGTGTTTATCCCTCTTTATATCCATCTAAATTCATCTCCacaatagaaaatatattaacCATAAATATACACGATGCAAATATACATGCTAGAGGCGTTAATAGTTGATATTGCCCTGTTCACTCGTGAGATTCATAATCCCTTAACTATTGCTATATATGCTCTAAATTTAGTATGCTTTTAACAGAAGTTTGTATACCATAAACAAAAAACTAGTTTAAGACATTGCACAAACTTATTTTTGTTCAATAACATGACAATCAGAAGGCCTAATTTGTTAGAAATAAAAGGATTGACGTTCCCTGCAGTAAAGCAAACAATTAAAAAGTTTTCATAACAAGTACATTCATACCTTGTACCCTTTGTTTGAGATGACAAAGTCACGTTCTGAGGAGCCCAGAAGTGATTTTAAAGAGGGCTGGCTAAAGGCTGTTTTATCTCCAATTTTCAAGAATGATATCCTTTCATCGCTGAAAGGATAAGCCTCATATCCATAGGTCTGAAATAGTTTTTCAGGAGAAGTGTCCAA of the Daucus carota subsp. sativus chromosome 4, DH1 v3.0, whole genome shotgun sequence genome contains:
- the LOC108217690 gene encoding probable nucleoredoxin 1 isoform X1, with translation MVASMCLRRLMCRRKEFATNYNNFNNYNTTKVSTSRAKERCDKRIEKGDFVDLSTLLFTANRDYLVKYNHPQQVRAEQLAGKVIGIYFLPLRFLYDRDGNEHSKALMGTYNDLKSKNCFEVVLVVVDEEDVTNEPGKISFNPSLEGKLQDIFSRTPSWLAIPFSDITSRQRLKRKFGFFGELYYPKVVLIDSAGMVLDTSPEKLFQTYGYEAYPFSDERISFLKIGDKTAFSQPSLKSLLGSSERDFVISNKGYKVPIYTLEDKVVALFFYEDGYSPDHFTSKLKMYYAELKRRNENFEVILLYLYDTYLTISSTSEETFRKTFNTMPWLALPYKDPAVKKLRRVFGYPYEEEDESLYDPTLVIVGPRPDIIEPGLATILRGYDANLFMYEESKKPEGGRVWELKLEMLCSSETVFQKNDGSQVQFSQLAGKRIIFLFEGDYPEYDGVYFRKTLEKKYMHMKGTADEFEVIYFPNSKDKNYKRVADVPWLVSCSVELLPGCSDFLSFYGKSCNRYQSSFLLAFDRDGSLVRKTISPQFGNNYFPFYADDVETEAFDFCWDTLFEGLLRHSIKQIYFTAGDLLFCVYCYQWTH
- the LOC108217690 gene encoding probable nucleoredoxin 1 isoform X2, translated to MVASMCLRRLMCRRKEFATNYNNFNNYNTTKVSTSRERCDKRIEKGDFVDLSTLLFTANRDYLVKYNHPQQVRAEQLAGKVIGIYFLPLRFLYDRDGNEHSKALMGTYNDLKSKNCFEVVLVVVDEEDVTNEPGKISFNPSLEGKLQDIFSRTPSWLAIPFSDITSRQRLKRKFGFFGELYYPKVVLIDSAGMVLDTSPEKLFQTYGYEAYPFSDERISFLKIGDKTAFSQPSLKSLLGSSERDFVISNKGYKVPIYTLEDKVVALFFYEDGYSPDHFTSKLKMYYAELKRRNENFEVILLYLYDTYLTISSTSEETFRKTFNTMPWLALPYKDPAVKKLRRVFGYPYEEEDESLYDPTLVIVGPRPDIIEPGLATILRGYDANLFMYEESKKPEGGRVWELKLEMLCSSETVFQKNDGSQVQFSQLAGKRIIFLFEGDYPEYDGVYFRKTLEKKYMHMKGTADEFEVIYFPNSKDKNYKRVADVPWLVSCSVELLPGCSDFLSFYGKSCNRYQSSFLLAFDRDGSLVRKTISPQFGNNYFPFYADDVETEAFDFCWDTLFEGLLRHSIKQIYFTAGDLLFCVYCYQWTH